The following proteins come from a genomic window of Tenebrio molitor chromosome 9, icTenMoli1.1, whole genome shotgun sequence:
- the LOC138137908 gene encoding receptor-type tyrosine-protein phosphatase U-like isoform X3, which yields MSKVLSLVHIYLVVLTWLSSSNCHNQFFLIDNLKGVTYCVTNSTEALSWIDENTDDNQVSRYIPNHDKNFVSISIEENKTFHFDQSWKLKKSLNNEIILDRRWEEMKVFVTNPSIPKHNFITAASHLPQNFLIPFSIRIESDAHLFLCENDDLTNASCYWFQLRHMSNKKTSVVKCFDVNLLSSIVNEVLPHQHYNCSKNLNEKRGMIDEYLYGMKWSHFELRKNGRQISLTNLSDKREIITFHDSALRVKHLIIHSNDVVGLWKLNQLEYLYTDKEVENVKIGPGLPVVDGTICLSIWVLMCPHCKIKLTLSDPNNTNQKVLERTHGPKLEGKWSEIKVIQYNVLQEEVILSVSTIGSNAGKKFWAIDSLRQCLQDEFRIIKSEKAKLCQMISLNSDDIISTQRVINADDNDRTFCVPCRWLSENCGQARVIKKYKGNSICSCSAGIKNADCADVCDKNYFGHNCPKDTVRQTFATLVPCRVGSTEATIEISSSKNFNEKADYIVEYKEQTDKKWKQIDGSYPLGQEVTVNITKLKAKTKYNVRTVMTTGDNGNKERWTTITTKCLEISKESVSLEVSNSTANISLLKSVHKDICRFTECEVYLKGKEAKISQQYIFVKDLTPFSEYNVSIRCDSQETLIRFRTKEGIPEKISTLNFVDISPDSLCLEWDKPKRINGVFSHYTVEYQLLGHKACKNSLGVVAQSKNMTKESKIKFTRLNPYSIYSFSVSTNNTSFQSTPLTKRYETPASEDIYGEEIPRIEISRVNASSVQVEFSPIDCNKLRGLLWKEVTLSCSHQWCMSKTEKIQNNPLIHTWSNLFPYSNYTLQVKFSRSTKFENSVTQKQKFQTNFSVANEVRELLVYSKSESSISLRWREPYPPTGVLVLYNIRYHSKSSSGSSINVTDSPCKLWPTYQCVTISDLKRYQTYEIDVRGLNRGIQNFGKIRRIEARTIIEPSKPPYDLRYNWTPTNDLELRWKHPNETNGDIMLFQVTLLPKFRNVTYYSKPVSASKLNYTLDYYHRIEKKELSPTTQYRIKISADNGIAGRELIVEIVTPSWGTPSSIINKETLGINFSSIAYTSGVSLPGVKLSDSTTNKNKELENIVSTTPRSVLNIEDNDKDDESFELIVVISLIVVGSVFVISLTGWLTCRMIKKRNVPEDSNFFEEIALRSITDNEYVNVSKYTKAIQLSEFRKYVSDFLHTGSLVKEYQSIINNVDKNIYETTRGDFLWEDIEIHFKKGTKTKVYIASELPDLRYVDDFFKLIWDENIQHTILLDNADQYELAQNFWPSSSHQAEEDAVSIELISEKVFVDFSCRKYALTCQRQTREIDQLYFSSWSEPDVPNLSSAAAFFREMLKLPLRSESPILVHCSSGIEVVGFALLCDMCLRQARDEEVDISRTLQNLAVYPAAVVGNIRHYLLAHLVVLENTVVGGTGVKCDNFDLNLPLLISNEEIQKHLEHLQEMLWLDQQAKMIKAEEMLAENPPLEEHQYTYVDTLSTVWVDRFTKSHQFVIAPHPSQHSLAYFWQFMEELNITVIISLNEPQWCRQKCRIWPDKHHPQMNPSKSTRVKHDSTTKLKNYSWIKVVLTGVKKQTPIEILSLKNWPTASNCPEDIADFVNFCIETKDVLKGSNPVLVTCHDGLTASGLYVAMLYNIGRMKIEEVCDVCSSVRKIKSFRQDFLKSEEQFIFLWEAAENYLKEIQMYETV from the exons ATGTCGAAAGTGTTGTCACTTGTACACATTTATTTAGTTGTACTTACTTGGTTAAGTAGTTCAAATTGTCACAACCAATTCTTTTTGATTGATAATCTTAAAGGAGTTACGTATTGCGTGACCAACAGTACTGAGGCCTTAAGTTGGATTGATGAAAATACTGACGACAATCAAG TGTCAAGGTATATACCAAACCATGATAAGAACTTCGTGAGCATCTCCATAGAGGAAAATAAGACATTTCACTTTGACCAGtcttggaaattaaaaaaatctctgaATAATGAAATCATTCTGGACCGACGATGGGAAG AAATGAAAGTCTTCGTAACCAATCCGAGTATTCCGAAGCACAATTTCATCACTGCCGCTTCACATTTACCACAAAATTTCCTGATCCCGTTCTCAATTCGAATAGAGAGCGATGctcatttatttctttgtgaAAATGACGACCTCACAAACGCAAGTTGTTACTGGTTTCAGCTAAGACacatgtcaaacaaaaaaacttccGTGGTGAAATGCTTCGACGTAAACTTGTTGTCGTCCATTGTTAATGAAGTCCTACCTCATCAACACTACAACTGCAGTAAAAATTTGAACGAGAAACGG GGTATGATTGATGAATATCTTTATGGAATGAAATGGTCTCATTTTGAACTGAGGAAAAATGGGCGCCAAATTAGTTTGACCAACCTGTCTGATAAAAGAGAAATTATTACCTTCCATGACAGTGCCTTGAGAGTAAAGCATTTAATTATTCACAGCAATGATGTTGTAGGTCTTTGGAAACTGAATCAGT TGGAATATCTGTATACTGATAAAGAGGTGGAGAATGTAAAAATAGGACCAGGTTTACCTGTCGTGGATGGTACGATTTGTCTTTCGATATGGGTGTTGATGTGTCCAcactgtaaaataaaattaacactAAGTGACCCAAATAATACAAATCAGAAAGTTCTGGAGAGAACTCATGGACCCAAG TTGGAAGGTAAATGGTCAGAAATCAAGGTGATACAGTACAACGTTTTGCAAGAAGAAGTAATTTTATCGGTTTCCACTATTGGTTCAAATGCTGGAAAGAAATTTTGGGCCATCGATAGTCTAAGACAGTGTCTACAAGATG AATTTCGTATTATTAAATCAGAGAAAGCCAAATTGTGTCAGATGATTTCTTTAAATAGCGACGATATCATATCAACTCAAAGAGTGATAAATGCTGATG ACAACGACAGAACATTTTGCGTACCGTGTAGATGGTTATCCGAAAATTGTGGTCAAGCAAGAGTTATTAAAAAGTACAAAGGCAATTCTATCTGTTCCTGTTCTGCTGGGATTAAAAATGCTGACTGTGCTGATG TTTGTGACAAGAACTATTTTGGGCACAATTGTCCAAAGGACACGGTTAGAC AAACTTTTGCCACACTTGTGCCGTGCCGCGTGGGCTCCACAGAAGCTACAATTGAGATATCAAGTTCCAagaattttaacgaaaaagcAGATTACATAGTCGAATATAAG GAACAGACTGATAAGAAATGGAAACAAATTGATGGGAGCTACCCACTTGGACAGGAGGTCACTGTAAATATCACAAAATTGAAAGCAAAGACAAAATATAATGTTAGAACGGTGATGACAACTGGAGACAATGGGAACAAAGAAAGGTGGACAACAATTACTACGAAATGTTTGG AAATTAGTAAAGAAAGCGTTTCACTCGAGGTGTCAAACTCCACTGCAAACATTTCTCTTCTGAAATCGGTGCACAAGGATATTTGCAGGTTTACTGAATGTGAGGTATATTTGAAAGGCAAGGAAGCAAAAATATCtcaacaatatatttttgtcaAAGATTTGACTCCATTTAGCGAATATAATGTCAGCATTCGGTGTGATTCCCAAGAAACATTAATACGCTTTAGAACTAAAGAAGGAA TTCCAGAAAAGATATccacattaaattttgttgacaTTTCACCCGACTCTTTGTGCTTAGAATGGGACAAACCTAAGCGCATCAATGGGGTTTTCTCACATTATACTGTAGAATATCAG CTTTTAGGACACAAAGCTTGCAAAAACTCGTTAGGTGTAGTTGCGCAATCCAAAAACATGACCAAAGAGTCGAAAATCAAATTCACCAGATTGAATCCTTACTCTATTTATTCGTTCTCAGTATCCACCAACAACACCTCTTTTCAGTCAACACCTTTGACGAAACGTTACGAAACTCCTGCCTCAG AAGATATCTACGGAGAAGAAATCCCCAGGATCGAGATTTCGAGAGTGAACGCTTCTTCGGTCCAGGTTGAATTCTCTCCAATCGATTGCAATAAACTCCGAGGGTTATTGTGGAAGGAAGTGACACTGAGTTGCTCCCACCAGTGGTGTATGTCCAAGACCGAAAAGATTCAAAACAACCCCCTAATCCATACCTGGTCCAATCTTTTTCCTTATTCAAACTATACTTTGCAAGTCAAATTTTCGCGAAGcaccaaatttgaaaacagtGTTACGCAGAagcaaaaatttcaaactaaTTTTTCGGTTGCCAACGAGGTGAGAGAGTTGTTGGTGTATTCGAAAAGTGAGAGTTCGATCTCGTTGAGGTGGCGGGAGCCGTACCCTCCAACAGGTGTTTTAGTACTGTACAACATCCGGTACCACTCGAAGAGTAGCTCTGGTAGCTCGATAAACGTGACGGATTCACCGTGCAAGTTATGGCCAACCTATCAGTGTGTCACAATCTCTGATTTGAAACGTTACCAAACTTATGAAATCGATGTGCGAGGTCTAAACAGAGGTATCCAAAATTTTGGCAAAATTAGACGAATCGAAGCTAGGACCATCATTG AACCATCAAAACCGCCGTATGATTTACGTTATAATTGGACTCCCACAAATGATCTGGAGTTGAGATGGAAACATCCCAATGAGACCAACGGCGACATAATGCTTTTTCAGGTTACTCTTTTGCCCAAGTTTCGAAACGTCACTTATTATTCGAAACCAGTATCAGCCAGCAAACTGAACTACACGTTGGATTATTATCACAGA ATAGAGAAGAAAGAACTATCGCCGACAACTCAGTATAGGATAAAAATCTCAGCTGATAACGGCATTGCTGGTCGTGAGCTGATAGTCGAAATCGTGACTCCTTCATGGGGGACACCTTCTTCcattataaataaagaaacaCTTGGAATAAATTTCTCGTCGATTGCTTATACTTCTGGTGTCTCTCTTCCGGGAGTAAAATTGTCAGACTCGACTACAAATAAGAATAAAGAACTAGAAAACATCGTTTCAACAACACCACGCAGTGTTCTGAATATTGAAGACAACGACAAAGACGATGAGTCGTTTGAATTAATTGTCGTAATTTCTCTAATTGTAGTAGGATCAGTCTTTGTTATTTCTCTCACAGG ATGGCTAACTTGTCGcatgataaaaaaaagaaatgtgcCAG aagATAGTAATTTTTTCGAGGAAATTGCCTTAAGATCAATAACTGAT AATGAATACGTCAATGTTTCAAAGTATACAAAGGCGATACAGTTGTCAGAATTCAGAAAATATGTATCAGATTTTCTGCACACTGGATCACTCGTAAAGGAGTATCAG AGCATCATAAATAATGTTGACAAAAACATTTACGAGACCACAAGAGGAGATTTCCTTTGGGAAGACATCGAGATACATTTTAAG AAAGGTACCAAGACAAAAGTATACATAGCTTCAGAATTGCCAGATTTACGATATGTTGACGACTTCTTTAAGCTAATTTGGGACGAAAACATCCAACACACAATATTGCTCGACAATGCTGATCAATAC GAACTAGCTCAAAATTTTTGGCCTTCTAGTTCTCACCAAGCAGAAGAGGACGCCGTGTCTATCGAATTAATTTCCGAAAAAGTGTTCGTCGATTTCAGTTGCAGAAAATATGCTTTGACCTGTCAAAGACAAACAAGAGAA ATTGACCAACTGTACTTTTCGTCGTGGTCGGAACCTGACGTACCGAATCTGTCAAGCGCTGCGGCATTTTTCCGAGAGATGTTAAAGTTACCCTTAAGATCGGAGTCTCCGATTTTGGTGCACTGCAG TTCTGGAATTGAGGTTGTAGGTTTTGCGTTGTTGTGTGACATGTGCTTGAGACAAGCCAGAGATGAAGAGGTTGACATCTCGAGAACTCTGCAAAACCTTGCCGTGTACCCGGCTGCTGTGGTAGGCAACATCAGGCACTACCTGTTGGCGCATCTGGTGGTTCTGGAGAATACAGTGGTTGGTGGTACTGGTGTTAAGTGTGACAATTTTGACTTGAATTTGCCGCTATTGATCAGCAACGAAGAGATACAAAAGCATTTGGAGCATTTGCAAGAGATGTTGTGGTTGGATCAACAAGCCAAAATGATAAAGGCGGAAG AAATGTTGGCTGAGAACCCACCTCTTGAAGAACACCAGTACACATACGTAGATACTCTCAGTACCGTATGGGTAGACCGTTTTACAAAATCTCACCAGTTTGTGATAGCACCACATCCATCACAACACTCTCTCGCCTACTTTTGGCAATTTATGGAGGAGTTGAATATTACCGTAATCATATCCTTGAATGAACCTCAGTGGTGTCGACAA AAGTGTCGCATATGGCCCGACAAGCACCACCCACAAATGAATCCCTCGAAATCAACACGTGTTAAACACGACTCCACCACCAAATTGAAGAATTATAGTTGGATTAAAGTAGTTTTGACAGGAGTAAAG AAGCAAACCCCGATTGAAATATTATCTCTGAAAAATTGGCCAACCGCATCGAACTGTCCTGAAGATATTGccgattttgtaaatttctgtATCGAGACAAAGGACGTGTTGAAAGGGTCAAATCCTGTGTTGGTCACGTGTCA TGACGGGTTAACAGCTTCGGGTTTGTACGTCGCCATGTTGTATAATATTGGAAGGATGAAAATAGAAGAAGTGTGTGATGTTTGCTCTTCTGTAAGGAAGATTAAGTCTTTCCGTCAGGATTTTTTGAAAAGCGAG GAACAATTTATATTTCTGTGGGAAGCGGCAGAGAATTATCTAAAAGAAATTCAAATGTATGAAactgtgtaa
- the LOC138137908 gene encoding receptor-type tyrosine-protein phosphatase U-like isoform X1, with amino-acid sequence MSKVLSLVHIYLVVLTWLSSSNCHNQFFLIDNLKGVTYCVTNSTEALSWIDENTDDNQVSRYIPNHDKNFVSISIEENKTFHFDQSWKLKKSLNNEIILDRRWEEMKVFVTNPSIPKHNFITAASHLPQNFLIPFSIRIESDAHLFLCENDDLTNASCYWFQLRHMSNKKTSVVKCFDVNLLSSIVNEVLPHQHYNCSKNLNEKRGMIDEYLYGMKWSHFELRKNGRQISLTNLSDKREIITFHDSALRVKHLIIHSNDVVGLWKLNQLEYLYTDKEVENVKIGPGLPVVDGTICLSIWVLMCPHCKIKLTLSDPNNTNQKVLERTHGPKLEGKWSEIKVIQYNVLQEEVILSVSTIGSNAGKKFWAIDSLRQCLQDEFRIIKSEKAKLCQMISLNSDDIISTQRVINADDNDRTFCVPCRWLSENCGQARVIKKYKGNSICSCSAGIKNADCADVCDKNYFGHNCPKDTVRQTFATLVPCRVGSTEATIEISSSKNFNEKADYIVEYKEQTDKKWKQIDGSYPLGQEVTVNITKLKAKTKYNVRTVMTTGDNGNKERWTTITTKCLEISKESVSLEVSNSTANISLLKSVHKDICRFTECEVYLKGKEAKISQQYIFVKDLTPFSEYNVSIRCDSQETLIRFRTKEGIPEKISTLNFVDISPDSLCLEWDKPKRINGVFSHYTVEYQLLGHKACKNSLGVVAQSKNMTKESKIKFTRLNPYSIYSFSVSTNNTSFQSTPLTKRYETPASEDIYGEEIPRIEISRVNASSVQVEFSPIDCNKLRGLLWKEVTLSCSHQWCMSKTEKIQNNPLIHTWSNLFPYSNYTLQVKFSRSTKFENSVTQKQKFQTNFSVANEVRELLVYSKSESSISLRWREPYPPTGVLVLYNIRYHSKSSSGSSINVTDSPCKLWPTYQCVTISDLKRYQTYEIDVRGLNRGIQNFGKIRRIEARTIIEPSKPPYDLRYNWTPTNDLELRWKHPNETNGDIMLFQVTLLPKFRNVTYYSKPVSASKLNYTLDYYHRIEKKELSPTTQYRIKISADNGIAGRELIVEIVTPSWGTPSSIINKETLGINFSSIAYTSGVSLPGVKLSDSTTNKNKELENIVSTTPRSVLNIEDNDKDDESFELIVVISLIVVGSVFVISLTGWLTCRMIKKRNVPEDSNFFEEIALRSITDNEYVNVSKYTKAIQLSEFRKYVSDFLHTGSLVKEYQSIINNVDKNIYETTRGDFLWEDIEIHFKKGTKTKVYIASELPDLRYVDDFFKLIWDENIQHTILLDNADQYELAQNFWPSSSHQAEEDAVSIELISEKVFVDFSCRKYALTCQRQTREIDQLYFSSWSEPDVPNLSSAAAFFREMLKLPLRSESPILVHCSSGIEVVGFALLCDMCLRQARDEEVDISRTLQNLAVYPAAVVGNIRHYLLAHLVVLENTVVGGTGVKCDNFDLNLPLLISNEEIQKHLEHLQEMLWLDQQAKMIKAEVLHEEMLAENPPLEEHQYTYVDTLSTVWVDRFTKSHQFVIAPHPSQHSLAYFWQFMEELNITVIISLNEPQWCRQKCRIWPDKHHPQMNPSKSTRVKHDSTTKLKNYSWIKVVLTGVKKQTPIEILSLKNWPTASNCPEDIADFVNFCIETKDVLKGSNPVLVTCHDGLTASGLYVAMLYNIGRMKIEEVCDVCSSVRKIKSFRQDFLKSEEQFIFLWEAAENYLKEIQMYETV; translated from the exons ATGTCGAAAGTGTTGTCACTTGTACACATTTATTTAGTTGTACTTACTTGGTTAAGTAGTTCAAATTGTCACAACCAATTCTTTTTGATTGATAATCTTAAAGGAGTTACGTATTGCGTGACCAACAGTACTGAGGCCTTAAGTTGGATTGATGAAAATACTGACGACAATCAAG TGTCAAGGTATATACCAAACCATGATAAGAACTTCGTGAGCATCTCCATAGAGGAAAATAAGACATTTCACTTTGACCAGtcttggaaattaaaaaaatctctgaATAATGAAATCATTCTGGACCGACGATGGGAAG AAATGAAAGTCTTCGTAACCAATCCGAGTATTCCGAAGCACAATTTCATCACTGCCGCTTCACATTTACCACAAAATTTCCTGATCCCGTTCTCAATTCGAATAGAGAGCGATGctcatttatttctttgtgaAAATGACGACCTCACAAACGCAAGTTGTTACTGGTTTCAGCTAAGACacatgtcaaacaaaaaaacttccGTGGTGAAATGCTTCGACGTAAACTTGTTGTCGTCCATTGTTAATGAAGTCCTACCTCATCAACACTACAACTGCAGTAAAAATTTGAACGAGAAACGG GGTATGATTGATGAATATCTTTATGGAATGAAATGGTCTCATTTTGAACTGAGGAAAAATGGGCGCCAAATTAGTTTGACCAACCTGTCTGATAAAAGAGAAATTATTACCTTCCATGACAGTGCCTTGAGAGTAAAGCATTTAATTATTCACAGCAATGATGTTGTAGGTCTTTGGAAACTGAATCAGT TGGAATATCTGTATACTGATAAAGAGGTGGAGAATGTAAAAATAGGACCAGGTTTACCTGTCGTGGATGGTACGATTTGTCTTTCGATATGGGTGTTGATGTGTCCAcactgtaaaataaaattaacactAAGTGACCCAAATAATACAAATCAGAAAGTTCTGGAGAGAACTCATGGACCCAAG TTGGAAGGTAAATGGTCAGAAATCAAGGTGATACAGTACAACGTTTTGCAAGAAGAAGTAATTTTATCGGTTTCCACTATTGGTTCAAATGCTGGAAAGAAATTTTGGGCCATCGATAGTCTAAGACAGTGTCTACAAGATG AATTTCGTATTATTAAATCAGAGAAAGCCAAATTGTGTCAGATGATTTCTTTAAATAGCGACGATATCATATCAACTCAAAGAGTGATAAATGCTGATG ACAACGACAGAACATTTTGCGTACCGTGTAGATGGTTATCCGAAAATTGTGGTCAAGCAAGAGTTATTAAAAAGTACAAAGGCAATTCTATCTGTTCCTGTTCTGCTGGGATTAAAAATGCTGACTGTGCTGATG TTTGTGACAAGAACTATTTTGGGCACAATTGTCCAAAGGACACGGTTAGAC AAACTTTTGCCACACTTGTGCCGTGCCGCGTGGGCTCCACAGAAGCTACAATTGAGATATCAAGTTCCAagaattttaacgaaaaagcAGATTACATAGTCGAATATAAG GAACAGACTGATAAGAAATGGAAACAAATTGATGGGAGCTACCCACTTGGACAGGAGGTCACTGTAAATATCACAAAATTGAAAGCAAAGACAAAATATAATGTTAGAACGGTGATGACAACTGGAGACAATGGGAACAAAGAAAGGTGGACAACAATTACTACGAAATGTTTGG AAATTAGTAAAGAAAGCGTTTCACTCGAGGTGTCAAACTCCACTGCAAACATTTCTCTTCTGAAATCGGTGCACAAGGATATTTGCAGGTTTACTGAATGTGAGGTATATTTGAAAGGCAAGGAAGCAAAAATATCtcaacaatatatttttgtcaAAGATTTGACTCCATTTAGCGAATATAATGTCAGCATTCGGTGTGATTCCCAAGAAACATTAATACGCTTTAGAACTAAAGAAGGAA TTCCAGAAAAGATATccacattaaattttgttgacaTTTCACCCGACTCTTTGTGCTTAGAATGGGACAAACCTAAGCGCATCAATGGGGTTTTCTCACATTATACTGTAGAATATCAG CTTTTAGGACACAAAGCTTGCAAAAACTCGTTAGGTGTAGTTGCGCAATCCAAAAACATGACCAAAGAGTCGAAAATCAAATTCACCAGATTGAATCCTTACTCTATTTATTCGTTCTCAGTATCCACCAACAACACCTCTTTTCAGTCAACACCTTTGACGAAACGTTACGAAACTCCTGCCTCAG AAGATATCTACGGAGAAGAAATCCCCAGGATCGAGATTTCGAGAGTGAACGCTTCTTCGGTCCAGGTTGAATTCTCTCCAATCGATTGCAATAAACTCCGAGGGTTATTGTGGAAGGAAGTGACACTGAGTTGCTCCCACCAGTGGTGTATGTCCAAGACCGAAAAGATTCAAAACAACCCCCTAATCCATACCTGGTCCAATCTTTTTCCTTATTCAAACTATACTTTGCAAGTCAAATTTTCGCGAAGcaccaaatttgaaaacagtGTTACGCAGAagcaaaaatttcaaactaaTTTTTCGGTTGCCAACGAGGTGAGAGAGTTGTTGGTGTATTCGAAAAGTGAGAGTTCGATCTCGTTGAGGTGGCGGGAGCCGTACCCTCCAACAGGTGTTTTAGTACTGTACAACATCCGGTACCACTCGAAGAGTAGCTCTGGTAGCTCGATAAACGTGACGGATTCACCGTGCAAGTTATGGCCAACCTATCAGTGTGTCACAATCTCTGATTTGAAACGTTACCAAACTTATGAAATCGATGTGCGAGGTCTAAACAGAGGTATCCAAAATTTTGGCAAAATTAGACGAATCGAAGCTAGGACCATCATTG AACCATCAAAACCGCCGTATGATTTACGTTATAATTGGACTCCCACAAATGATCTGGAGTTGAGATGGAAACATCCCAATGAGACCAACGGCGACATAATGCTTTTTCAGGTTACTCTTTTGCCCAAGTTTCGAAACGTCACTTATTATTCGAAACCAGTATCAGCCAGCAAACTGAACTACACGTTGGATTATTATCACAGA ATAGAGAAGAAAGAACTATCGCCGACAACTCAGTATAGGATAAAAATCTCAGCTGATAACGGCATTGCTGGTCGTGAGCTGATAGTCGAAATCGTGACTCCTTCATGGGGGACACCTTCTTCcattataaataaagaaacaCTTGGAATAAATTTCTCGTCGATTGCTTATACTTCTGGTGTCTCTCTTCCGGGAGTAAAATTGTCAGACTCGACTACAAATAAGAATAAAGAACTAGAAAACATCGTTTCAACAACACCACGCAGTGTTCTGAATATTGAAGACAACGACAAAGACGATGAGTCGTTTGAATTAATTGTCGTAATTTCTCTAATTGTAGTAGGATCAGTCTTTGTTATTTCTCTCACAGG ATGGCTAACTTGTCGcatgataaaaaaaagaaatgtgcCAG aagATAGTAATTTTTTCGAGGAAATTGCCTTAAGATCAATAACTGAT AATGAATACGTCAATGTTTCAAAGTATACAAAGGCGATACAGTTGTCAGAATTCAGAAAATATGTATCAGATTTTCTGCACACTGGATCACTCGTAAAGGAGTATCAG AGCATCATAAATAATGTTGACAAAAACATTTACGAGACCACAAGAGGAGATTTCCTTTGGGAAGACATCGAGATACATTTTAAG AAAGGTACCAAGACAAAAGTATACATAGCTTCAGAATTGCCAGATTTACGATATGTTGACGACTTCTTTAAGCTAATTTGGGACGAAAACATCCAACACACAATATTGCTCGACAATGCTGATCAATAC GAACTAGCTCAAAATTTTTGGCCTTCTAGTTCTCACCAAGCAGAAGAGGACGCCGTGTCTATCGAATTAATTTCCGAAAAAGTGTTCGTCGATTTCAGTTGCAGAAAATATGCTTTGACCTGTCAAAGACAAACAAGAGAA ATTGACCAACTGTACTTTTCGTCGTGGTCGGAACCTGACGTACCGAATCTGTCAAGCGCTGCGGCATTTTTCCGAGAGATGTTAAAGTTACCCTTAAGATCGGAGTCTCCGATTTTGGTGCACTGCAG TTCTGGAATTGAGGTTGTAGGTTTTGCGTTGTTGTGTGACATGTGCTTGAGACAAGCCAGAGATGAAGAGGTTGACATCTCGAGAACTCTGCAAAACCTTGCCGTGTACCCGGCTGCTGTGGTAGGCAACATCAGGCACTACCTGTTGGCGCATCTGGTGGTTCTGGAGAATACAGTGGTTGGTGGTACTGGTGTTAAGTGTGACAATTTTGACTTGAATTTGCCGCTATTGATCAGCAACGAAGAGATACAAAAGCATTTGGAGCATTTGCAAGAGATGTTGTGGTTGGATCAACAAGCCAAAATGATAAAGGCGGAAG TTCTTCATGAAGAAATGTTGGCTGAGAACCCACCTCTTGAAGAACACCAGTACACATACGTAGATACTCTCAGTACCGTATGGGTAGACCGTTTTACAAAATCTCACCAGTTTGTGATAGCACCACATCCATCACAACACTCTCTCGCCTACTTTTGGCAATTTATGGAGGAGTTGAATATTACCGTAATCATATCCTTGAATGAACCTCAGTGGTGTCGACAA AAGTGTCGCATATGGCCCGACAAGCACCACCCACAAATGAATCCCTCGAAATCAACACGTGTTAAACACGACTCCACCACCAAATTGAAGAATTATAGTTGGATTAAAGTAGTTTTGACAGGAGTAAAG AAGCAAACCCCGATTGAAATATTATCTCTGAAAAATTGGCCAACCGCATCGAACTGTCCTGAAGATATTGccgattttgtaaatttctgtATCGAGACAAAGGACGTGTTGAAAGGGTCAAATCCTGTGTTGGTCACGTGTCA TGACGGGTTAACAGCTTCGGGTTTGTACGTCGCCATGTTGTATAATATTGGAAGGATGAAAATAGAAGAAGTGTGTGATGTTTGCTCTTCTGTAAGGAAGATTAAGTCTTTCCGTCAGGATTTTTTGAAAAGCGAG GAACAATTTATATTTCTGTGGGAAGCGGCAGAGAATTATCTAAAAGAAATTCAAATGTATGAAactgtgtaa